The stretch of DNA GCCGATCTCGGCGTGTGTGTCGACGTGCTCGGGATCGAACTCGTCGATCTCGACACGGGACTGCTCCTCGATGCCGACGTGCTCGATGATCTCGACGACCCCAACGCGGCGACGCTCGCCGATCTCGTCGCCGAACTCGACGACACCGAGATCGAACTGCTGAACGAGGCGGTCGACACCGGCGAGATCACGAACCGAGAGATCATCGACCTCGCACGGGCGTTCGAGAACGACGAAATCACGCCGACGGAGCTCAACGACCTTCTCAACAACACCGTCGACCAGCTCGGGGATGCTCTCGATTCGCTGCTCGGCGGCATCCTCCCGCTGGGCGCGGAACAAACAGCGTCGACGAACGCAACCACCACGACCGGCGGCGAGAACGCATCAGCGACGAACACCACGGCCAGCGAGGTCGGAGCCACGACGAACGCCAGCACGACGACCACCGGTGGCAACGGATCGAGTAGCCTCGGTGACGCCGTCGGGGCGTTCGGTATCGCTGCGGTCGGCCTGACCGCCAGCGGGATGCTGCTACGGAAGCAGCGACGGGAGTAACGGTCGAGTCGACTCGACCCTCTCGTTTCGCGGTTTCACTCGTCCGAGGAGTCGTTTTTCAGCCAATTGCGAGAGACCGAGTGGTACGTGTGAGTGTGGCTGAGTATGTGGCCACTTCGAGACTTCAGAACTCCCGACGTCTCGTCGTCCGAACTCAGAAACGAACAGCAGTCGATCAGTCGCCGGCGCTCGCGCGGTTGCCGTCGATCGTGGGGCGAGAAACCTCACGATCGGTCGCCTCGCCCGCGATGTCGTAGGGGTACTCGCCGGTGACACAGCCCATACAGAGGTCCTCTCTGGGGGTGTCGAGCGCGTCGGCGATCGCCTCGTGGGAGATGTAGGCGAGGCTGTCGGCACCGATCGTCTCGCGAACCTCTTCCGTCGATCGGTCGGCGGCCAGCAGCTCCTCGCGGCTCGCCATATCGATCCCCATGTAACAGGGTGCGACGATCGCCGGCGAACCGATCCGGAGGTGGACCTCCGCCGCGCCGGTATCGCGGAGCAGTTCGACGAGCTGGGTCGAGGTCGTCCCCCGAACGATCGAGTCGTCGATCAGGGTCACGGTTTTGCCCTCGACGGTGCTCTTGATCGGGTTGAGCTTCAGCCGGACCGCGCGCTCGCGCTCGTCCTGGGTCGGCATGATGAACGTCCGGCCCACGTATCGATTCTTCATCAGCCCCTCCGCGAACTCCACGCTGCCGTCGCCCTCGTTCGCGGCCTCCGCGTAGCCCGAGGCGAACGCGCGCCCGGAGTCGGGCACCGGCATCACGACGTCGGTGTCGATGCCGCTCTCGGCCCACAGCTGTCGGCCGAGTTCGCGCCGGGCCTCGTAGACCAGCTCGCCGTCGATCGTCGAATCCGGCCGTGCGAAGTAGACGTGTTCGAAGAAACACCGCGCGGTGTGATCGGGCTCGACGAGTCGATGGCTCTCGTAGCCCGCGCCGTCGGGTTCGAGTACCACGAGTTCGCCAGGTTTGACGTCCCTGATGAGTTCCCCGTCGAGCGCGTCGATCGCCGCGCTCTCGCTCGCGAGCACGTAGCCGTCCTCCAGCTCGCCGAGACACAGTGGCCGATTGCCTTGTGGATCGCGGAGCCCGAGCACCCGGTCGTCGTGCATCACGGCGAGCGAGTACGACCCATGTATTTTGCCCATCGTGCGCTCGACCGCCGCGACGAGATCGTCGTCGAGGAGGTTCCGCGCGAGATCGTGGGCGATCACCTCGGTATCGCCGTCGGAAGTGAACGCGTGGCCCAGCCCGGCGAGTTCATCCCGCAGTGCGCTCGCATTGACGAGGTTACCGTTGTGGCTCAACCCCAACGACCCGCTCTTGAACGAGACCGAAAAGGGTTGCGCGCACGACGAGTCGACGCTGCCCGCGGTCGGGTAGCGGACGTGACCGATCCCGTTCGGCCCGTTGAGCTCCGCGATGTCGTCCTCGGAGAACGCATCGCCCACCAACCCCATCTCGACGTGGGAATGCTGTTGGAACCCGTCGTGGGTGACGATCCCGGCCGACTCCTGGCCGCGGTGCTGGAGGGCGTAGAGTGCGTAGTAAATCGGCTGCGCGGCGGCGCGGTCGTCGAGCGAGACGCCGACGACCCCGCACTTCTCGTCCATTTACTCGCCGGCCTTCTCCTGCCAGGCGTAGTCGCGTCGCTTCGCGGATTTCCCGAACCCACACGACGCACAGACTTTCTTCGTCTTGTGGTAGGAGGCTTCACCACAGCGGCGGCATTTGACGTGAACGGTCTTGTTCTTCTTCCCCTGGCTCGGCGTTCCGGATCCGGTCATGGTGTTATCGTGACGACGTTGTCGCCGCGGATAATCGTTGTGCTCTCGACCGTCTCGACGCCGACTTCACCGGGAGTCGGCGGTTCAGCGTCGTTGCTGGCGGGTTCGAGCACCACGTTCATGTGCTGGTCGTAGCCCGCGAGCGAGCCCGTGTAGATCTCGCCGTCTTTCAGCCGCACGGCCACGCTCTCGCCGAGCGTCGCTTCGAGCACGTCGAGCGGACGTCCTTCGGTCATACTGCGTCCTCGTTCGGTTCGACCCTTAAGCGTACCGTCACGCGGTCGCGCCGAGCGGACGCTCCGCCGACGAACTCGGACCTCGACCGCGAACACACACAGCAACCGCGGGTCAGATCTCGACGGCGAACGACTCGTCGACATCGATACGCTCGGCGAACGTCCCCAGCAACGCCGCGAGCGCATTGAGATCGTCCGTATCGATCATCTCGACGGGCGTGTGCATGTATCGGTTCGGGAGCCCGAGGTTCAGCGACGGGATGCCGCCGCGCTGGGTGAAGATAGCGTCGGCGTCGGTCCCTGTTCGCGAGCCGGTCGCCTGAAGCTGGATCGGCGTCTCGTCGGCGTCGGCTGCCTCGCGCATCGCGTCGACCAGAACGGGATGGCTCGCGCCGCCGCGGGTCACGACCGGCCCCTCGCCGAGTTCGATCCCGTTGCTGCGCGTGCCCGGCGTCGCGGGCTCGTCGGTGGCGTGGGTCACGTCGACGACGATTGCGGCGTCGGGCGCGAGGTCGAATCCGACCATCTGAGCGCCCTGGAGACCGACTTCCTCCTGGACGGTGCTGACGGCGTACACCGTGGCGTCGACGTCTGCCTCGCTTGCTCGACGAAGTCCCTCCGCGGCGGCCCACGTCCCGATCCGGTTGTCCATCCCGCGGGCCGCGAGCCGTGTTCCGTGGAGTTCCTCCACTGTGGTCGCGATCGTGATCGGGTCGCCGACTTCGACGAGTTCGCACGCCTCGTCGCCGTCCGCGGCTCCGATGTCGACGTGCTGCTCGGCGATATCGGCGATCTCGTGGTCGTCGCGCAGGTGGATCGCGGCCTGACCGATGACACCGGACACCGGCCCGTCGTCGGTGTGGATCGAGACGTGCTGGCCGCGCGAGACGGTCTTGTCCGCGCCGCCGATCGAGCCGAGGCGAACGAACCCCTCGTCGTCGATGTCGCGGACCACGAACCCGATCTCGTCGGCGTGGCCGGTGAGTGCGATGCTCGGCGCTTCGGGATCGCCCTCGTGAACCGCGATCGCGTTGCCGTAGTCGTCGGTCCGGACGTCGTCGGCGAACTCCGCGACGTACTCGGTCCAGACGCGCTGACCGCGCGTTTCGTACCCGGACGGGCTCGGCGTTTCGAGCAGGTCGTCGAGGAACGTACGCTGGTTCTCGTTCACAGCCACCGTATCGACGCCCCGGGTATGAACCGTTCGGAACCGGGGATGGAGTCCGAAACGAGCGCACGAGGACCCGGCACTGAAAGCCCAAACGAATAAGCCACCGGACCCCGAACGATCGCGGCATGGCAGACAAGCTAACCCTGCTCGAACTCCACCTGCACAGCGAGGACAACGAGTTCACGAGCGACGTCCAGCTCAGCTCCGACGTCGGCGAGCTGCTGCGTGATCGCCTCGGCTTCGGGGCCGGGAACTCGGAATCGGACACCGAGTTCTCGACCGACACCGACGACACCTCGTTCGGCACCGAAACCGACGACGACACAGAGACGTCGTTCGAGAGCGAGCCTGACGCCGGCGTCGACCCGCTCGGTGCGGACGGCGGCAGCGATGGTGCGGTTCAGGCGACCGACGACGAGGAAACGGGCGACACGGTCGTCGAGATCGACGAGGACGTGGCCGACGAGGACGAGGAGGAATCGTCGGGCAGCGCGCTGCGAAAACTGTTCGTCCTCGGGCTGCTCGTCGGGCTCGCGCTCGTCGCGAAGTGGTATCTCGGCGGCGACGATCTCGAAGACGAGTTCGCGATGGACGACGACGAGTTCGGCGTCGACGACTCCGAGAACGAGTTCGAGGAGCTGTAGAGGCGAAACCCTTTGCCCGGTCGGCGACATTCTTCGGTATGAACCTCCTGCGCAGCGTCAGAGCGGTGACCGAGGCCTCCGGCGATGGACTGATCGACTGGGCCGCCGTCACCGAGGCCGCACGGGCCGCCACCGACCCGGGCGATCTCACGCTCACCGCCGACGAGCGCGCGGGCTATGCGGCCGACGTTCGCGACGCCCGAACCCGGGTCCGGGAGGTCGGCGGCGTCTCCTTCGACCTTCCCGACACCATCGAGGTCCAGCACCGCCACCACTGGATCGACGCGAACATCGCGACGTTCGAGCGCATCATGGGGGCCCTCGACATCGAGGGACGGACGCTCGCCCCCGGGATCGCGCGGGTGGCGAACACCGGTTCGATGACCGTTGCGCTCGCGTTCCTCGCCAACAACGTGCTCGGTCAGTACGACCCACTCCTCCTCGCCGAGGGCGACGATCGGGACGGGGCGGGCGAGGGCGCGGCAAGCGGGGCCGACGACCACGCGCTCTACTTCGTCCATCCGAACATCCAGCGGGTCGCCGAGGAGCTCGACGTCTCACACGCACGGTTCCGACGGTGGATCGCCTTTCACGAAGTGACCCACGCCGCGGAGTTCGGCGCGGCTCCGTGGCTCTCCGACCACCTCGAAGCCCGGATGGAGCGGGCGGTCGACGCGCTCGGCGAGGGGGGCCTCGACCGCGAGGCGTTCCGCGAACTCGACGCCGCGATGACCGCGGTCGAGGGGTACGCCGAACTCCTGATGGATCGTGCGTTCGACGACGAGTACGCCGATCTTCGCGAGAAAGTCGAGGCACGACGACGGGGCCGTGGTCCGGTCTCCCAGCTCGTTCGGCGACTCCTCGGGCTGGGGATGAAACGCCGCCAGTACGAGCGCGGGAAAGCCTTCTTCGAGACCGTCGCCGACGCCCGTGGGGTGGAGGGAGCGAGCGTCGTCTGGGAGCAACCGGAAAACCTGCCGACGAACGCTGAGCTCGACACGCCTGAGCAGTGGCTCGACCGCGTGGCTTGAGCGGTGGGCGCGGTCGGCGTCGCCGTCGAAGCCGGCTTCGTCAGCTCCGAAAGCCGAGGCCACGGGGGAAGGCGAGCCAGACCACGACAGTCCCGACGACGAGTCCGGCGCACACCGCGAGCGCAAAGGTGAGAAGCGAGGGCTCGCCCTGGAGCGTGATGAGGCCCGCCGAGAGCCCAACGAGAACGATGAATCCGATCTTGATGCGGCGCGACGCAGTGAGTCGTTCCTCCTGCGATACCGGACCGACCATCACCGCTCACCGGTCCCGTCGGTGGCGGTCGAGTCGTCCGTCGTGTCGGCGTCGGCGGTGCTCACGTGCATTCCGACGAACGCCCACTCGT from Halococcus salifodinae DSM 8989 encodes:
- a CDS encoding 50S ribosomal protein L37e — translated: MTGSGTPSQGKKNKTVHVKCRRCGEASYHKTKKVCASCGFGKSAKRRDYAWQEKAGE
- the purF gene encoding amidophosphoribosyltransferase translates to MDEKCGVVGVSLDDRAAAQPIYYALYALQHRGQESAGIVTHDGFQQHSHVEMGLVGDAFSEDDIAELNGPNGIGHVRYPTAGSVDSSCAQPFSVSFKSGSLGLSHNGNLVNASALRDELAGLGHAFTSDGDTEVIAHDLARNLLDDDLVAAVERTMGKIHGSYSLAVMHDDRVLGLRDPQGNRPLCLGELEDGYVLASESAAIDALDGELIRDVKPGELVVLEPDGAGYESHRLVEPDHTARCFFEHVYFARPDSTIDGELVYEARRELGRQLWAESGIDTDVVMPVPDSGRAFASGYAEAANEGDGSVEFAEGLMKNRYVGRTFIMPTQDERERAVRLKLNPIKSTVEGKTVTLIDDSIVRGTTSTQLVELLRDTGAAEVHLRIGSPAIVAPCYMGIDMASREELLAADRSTEEVRETIGADSLAYISHEAIADALDTPREDLCMGCVTGEYPYDIAGEATDREVSRPTIDGNRASAGD
- a CDS encoding zinc-dependent metalloprotease, which gives rise to MNLLRSVRAVTEASGDGLIDWAAVTEAARAATDPGDLTLTADERAGYAADVRDARTRVREVGGVSFDLPDTIEVQHRHHWIDANIATFERIMGALDIEGRTLAPGIARVANTGSMTVALAFLANNVLGQYDPLLLAEGDDRDGAGEGAASGADDHALYFVHPNIQRVAEELDVSHARFRRWIAFHEVTHAAEFGAAPWLSDHLEARMERAVDALGEGGLDREAFRELDAAMTAVEGYAELLMDRAFDDEYADLREKVEARRRGRGPVSQLVRRLLGLGMKRRQYERGKAFFETVADARGVEGASVVWEQPENLPTNAELDTPEQWLDRVA
- a CDS encoding M20/M25/M40 family metallo-hydrolase — translated: MNENQRTFLDDLLETPSPSGYETRGQRVWTEYVAEFADDVRTDDYGNAIAVHEGDPEAPSIALTGHADEIGFVVRDIDDEGFVRLGSIGGADKTVSRGQHVSIHTDDGPVSGVIGQAAIHLRDDHEIADIAEQHVDIGAADGDEACELVEVGDPITIATTVEELHGTRLAARGMDNRIGTWAAAEGLRRASEADVDATVYAVSTVQEEVGLQGAQMVGFDLAPDAAIVVDVTHATDEPATPGTRSNGIELGEGPVVTRGGASHPVLVDAMREAADADETPIQLQATGSRTGTDADAIFTQRGGIPSLNLGLPNRYMHTPVEMIDTDDLNALAALLGTFAERIDVDESFAVEI
- a CDS encoding LSM domain-containing protein, producing the protein MTEGRPLDVLEATLGESVAVRLKDGEIYTGSLAGYDQHMNVVLEPASNDAEPPTPGEVGVETVESTTIIRGDNVVTITP